From Acidobacteriota bacterium, a single genomic window includes:
- the msrP gene encoding protein-methionine-sulfoxide reductase catalytic subunit MsrP: MKNPEIKSSEITPENVYLNRRNFIRAGLVAGTTFATGLTYRVFNQQPPKEVVVKEIKDVKRAAATEEVPNTFEQITTYNNYYEFSTSKTNVGRAAEDFVTRPWTVEVGGLAGKPKVFDIDDLLRFEQEERIYRFRCVEGWSMVIPWVGFPLKRLLDAVEPLGSAKFVAFETFYEGAGKGNPNVKLPQGRNGMQASFLAGIDFPYVEGLRLDEAMHDLTILATGLYGKQLPNQNGAPIRLVVPWKYGFKSIKSVVKITIVDREPPTTWNKAAEDEYGFYSNVNPSVAHPRWSQATERRIGELGSRPTLMFNGYGEQVAKMYEGMNLKKHF; the protein is encoded by the coding sequence ATGAAAAATCCCGAGATCAAATCGTCGGAAATTACGCCGGAAAACGTGTATTTGAACCGTCGCAACTTCATTCGCGCCGGTCTTGTGGCGGGAACGACCTTCGCGACCGGACTCACGTATCGCGTCTTCAATCAGCAGCCGCCGAAAGAAGTTGTGGTCAAAGAGATCAAGGACGTCAAACGGGCGGCGGCGACCGAAGAGGTTCCGAACACGTTCGAGCAGATCACGACGTACAACAACTATTACGAGTTTTCGACGAGCAAGACCAACGTCGGCCGTGCGGCCGAGGATTTCGTGACTCGGCCGTGGACCGTCGAGGTCGGCGGTTTGGCCGGAAAGCCGAAGGTGTTCGATATCGATGATCTGCTTCGATTCGAACAGGAAGAACGCATTTACAGGTTTCGCTGCGTCGAGGGCTGGTCGATGGTGATCCCTTGGGTCGGTTTTCCGTTGAAGCGCCTGCTTGACGCGGTCGAACCGCTCGGCAGCGCGAAGTTCGTCGCCTTCGAGACTTTTTACGAAGGCGCCGGAAAAGGCAATCCGAACGTCAAACTCCCGCAAGGACGCAACGGGATGCAGGCGTCGTTTCTGGCGGGAATCGACTTTCCGTATGTCGAAGGATTAAGGCTAGACGAAGCGATGCACGATCTGACGATCCTCGCGACGGGGCTCTACGGCAAACAACTGCCGAATCAGAACGGCGCGCCGATCCGGCTTGTCGTGCCGTGGAAGTACGGATTCAAGAGCATCAAGTCGGTCGTCAAGATCACGATTGTCGACAGGGAACCGCCGACGACCTGGAACAAAGCCGCGGAAGACGAATACGGCTTCTATTCGAACGTCAATCCGAGCGTCGCGCATCCGCGCTGGTCACAGGCGACGGAGCGTCGGATCGGCGAACTGGGCTCGCGTCCGACGCTGATGTTCAATGGCTACGGCGAACAGGTCGCGAAAATGTACGAGGGAATGAATCTCAAGAAGCATTTTTGA
- a CDS encoding protein kinase has product MLLVNELLNNRYRIVRQLGHGGMGAVYEAQDSVFDTTCAIKEIMIDTAKAPSAQQQELIKSAFEREAKLLAKIKHEVVPHVRDYFSHDSRQFLVMELVEGKDFGELMEDRKVPFPVEDVVRWMLQLLDALDYLHTQNPPIYHRDIKPQNLKMTPRGKIKLLDFGIAKGGAPEPANSSSIGNQTFVAATLNYSPIEQTYRVLDPVFREVLLQRFESRIKVVMDQAADARSDIYALGATAYHMLTGTLPIDSLKRTTEVWSGKQDPLANPASLNSQVPPALANLLMKSMEIDRDNRFPSALEMELALKEAMGSTADRPITASSEAAPTFFQAFDTEPEARVPSVTDAPTMQIPADQIGQQFGSPISEQTIQIQPPAGSPFNTGGQQPPPTGSQFNSQQPIGSPFNTGGQPQPPPTGGQFDSQQPVASPFNTGGQQPIGSPFNTGGQQQSATNQFNTGGQPQNSDPIVIPSGSNTGQPGTFGAAAFAGGQQFASPAAAPKKRGKALFIVIPLLALLFLAVGGAGAGYWIWNQSQTVTASPTPTATPASTVSPSPSSTEKATKTETPTPTVSPTASPSETKTVTTVPTTVKTPPVKTQKPKTPAPKRNSDCIFTGDC; this is encoded by the coding sequence ATGCTTCTTGTAAATGAACTTTTGAATAATCGTTACCGCATCGTCCGCCAATTGGGCCACGGCGGAATGGGTGCGGTTTACGAGGCTCAAGACAGTGTCTTCGATACGACCTGCGCGATCAAGGAAATTATGATCGATACTGCGAAAGCGCCGAGCGCCCAGCAGCAGGAATTGATCAAGTCGGCGTTTGAGCGCGAAGCAAAGCTGCTGGCGAAGATCAAGCACGAAGTCGTGCCGCACGTCCGCGACTATTTTTCTCACGACAGCCGTCAGTTTTTGGTGATGGAACTGGTCGAAGGCAAGGACTTCGGCGAACTGATGGAAGACCGCAAGGTACCGTTTCCGGTCGAAGACGTCGTCCGTTGGATGCTGCAGCTGCTCGACGCGCTCGATTACCTGCACACGCAGAATCCGCCGATCTATCACCGTGATATCAAGCCGCAGAATCTGAAGATGACGCCGCGCGGAAAGATCAAGCTTCTCGATTTCGGGATCGCGAAGGGCGGCGCGCCTGAACCCGCAAATTCGTCGTCGATCGGCAATCAAACGTTCGTCGCCGCGACGCTGAACTATTCGCCGATAGAACAGACCTACCGCGTTCTCGATCCGGTTTTTCGTGAAGTTCTGTTGCAGCGATTCGAGTCCCGCATCAAAGTCGTGATGGATCAGGCTGCGGACGCCCGCTCGGACATCTATGCGCTCGGCGCGACGGCTTATCATATGCTGACCGGCACCTTGCCGATCGATTCGCTCAAGCGGACGACCGAAGTTTGGTCGGGAAAACAGGATCCGCTGGCGAACCCTGCCAGTCTGAACTCTCAGGTCCCGCCGGCGCTGGCGAATCTTTTAATGAAGTCGATGGAGATCGATCGTGATAATCGTTTTCCGTCCGCCCTCGAAATGGAGCTGGCACTCAAAGAGGCGATGGGCAGCACCGCGGACCGGCCGATAACCGCGAGTTCGGAGGCGGCACCGACGTTCTTTCAGGCCTTTGACACCGAACCCGAAGCACGCGTTCCGTCGGTCACCGATGCGCCGACGATGCAGATTCCGGCCGATCAGATCGGCCAGCAGTTTGGCTCGCCGATCTCAGAACAGACGATTCAAATACAGCCGCCTGCGGGCAGTCCTTTCAATACGGGCGGTCAGCAACCGCCTCCGACGGGCAGTCAGTTCAACAGTCAACAACCGATCGGAAGCCCTTTCAACACCGGCGGCCAACCGCAACCGCCGCCGACGGGTGGTCAGTTCGACAGTCAGCAGCCGGTTGCGAGCCCCTTCAATACGGGCGGTCAACAACCCATTGGTAGCCCTTTCAATACCGGCGGCCAGCAACAGTCCGCAACCAATCAGTTCAACACCGGCGGACAGCCTCAAAATTCGGATCCGATCGTGATTCCGAGCGGGAGCAATACCGGTCAGCCCGGAACCTTCGGCGCCGCGGCATTTGCCGGCGGGCAGCAGTTCGCAAGTCCCGCCGCGGCCCCGAAAAAACGCGGAAAGGCTTTGTTTATCGTAATCCCGCTGCTGGCGTTGCTATTCCTGGCGGTCGGCGGAGCGGGCGCCGGTTACTGGATCTGGAACCAGTCGCAAACTGTCACCGCGTCGCCGACGCCGACGGCGACGCCGGCCTCGACAGTTTCGCCGTCACCGTCATCGACGGAAAAGGCTACGAAGACGGAAACACCGACTCCGACTGTTTCACCGACCGCTTCGCCGTCCGAGACGAAGACCGTAACGACGGTGCCGACGACCGTCAAGACGCCGCCGGTAAAGACCCAGAAACCCAAGACCCCGGCGCCGAAAAGAAACTCGGACTGCATTTTTACGGGGGACTGCTGA
- a CDS encoding ComEC/Rec2 family competence protein, which produces MLDQSSLRAFSRFPFLWLVAAFSSGIIVAKFVSIPLWAALPVCILAALGAVSTGRSYSGGYVLLAFFAAGAAAYALDVPASHRIRSMFERGAIGSREPLEVRGVLVAEPEDAVGGRFIEVSVDSVVVRGARQRATGRVKLFAPAANQEIESDYRNLGLGYGDMVDIVVRLDRDENFRNPGTVSRIAQLDAQSIDAAGTIKSPFLITKLEAGGGPFEVLYRARKSLIGAFREAFGVSTAGVLIASLLGNKQFLDRETAELFRDGGTFHILVISGLHITFIGGLIVAILHFLRQSRWRQLLIAGSMIWAYAIAVGAEVPVVRAALMFSVVLFARAIYRDGNLLNLFGMCAFAILVWRPSELFSPSFQLTFVSVGAIVAAAFPLIEKMRAIGEWRPTAEHPFPPSAPPLLIRFCESIYWRSEIWEIDSRRNIWSANLLKSGRAKFAPILVRYFFEGVVVSLIVQAALLPLSVCYFNRVAFGSVALNLWVGFLLAIESFAGLAALVVSLFSEYAAVPLVALTDALNSVLLFGPRMFAAFGLGGFRSPVYTGPFQAVYVLFYFPLIVLAWRLNRWNPFELAPQPRVRNGRMITAAVCLVAIVAFHPFSAPRADGRLRVDFIDVGQGDSALVTFPNGETMLIDGGGRPNYQRLSVERVDGTSEPFEPDRMTIGEAVVSRFLWHRGLSRVDYLVATHADADHIQGLADVARNFAVRNVFIGREAPDDPDFRALVSVLRARAIPVSEVRRGALLDIGGARVEVLHPTENGVSATGNNESVVLRIIFGERSFLFTGDIESDAERNLIADGIDIRADVVKVPHHGSRTSSVAAFIARTRAVYALIPVGLESPFGHPDGEVVERWRDSGAIVTTTGESGTATFSTDGRDLLFDSFVK; this is translated from the coding sequence ATGTTGGACCAATCCTCGCTCAGGGCGTTCTCACGCTTTCCGTTTCTGTGGCTCGTTGCCGCCTTCTCTTCCGGGATCATCGTCGCGAAGTTCGTTTCGATCCCGCTTTGGGCCGCGCTTCCGGTTTGCATCCTCGCGGCCCTCGGCGCCGTCTCGACCGGTCGTTCGTATTCCGGCGGCTATGTGCTTCTCGCATTTTTTGCGGCAGGCGCCGCCGCTTACGCCCTCGACGTCCCGGCTTCGCACCGGATACGTTCGATGTTCGAACGCGGCGCGATCGGCTCCAGGGAACCACTCGAAGTTCGGGGCGTCCTCGTCGCTGAACCCGAAGACGCGGTCGGCGGACGCTTCATCGAGGTTAGCGTCGACTCGGTCGTTGTCCGCGGAGCTCGACAGCGTGCGACGGGGCGCGTCAAGCTCTTTGCGCCGGCGGCAAACCAGGAGATCGAGTCGGATTACAGGAATCTCGGTCTCGGCTATGGAGATATGGTCGATATCGTCGTCCGACTCGACCGTGACGAGAACTTTCGGAATCCCGGAACTGTCTCGCGGATCGCGCAACTCGATGCGCAGTCGATCGACGCAGCCGGGACGATCAAGAGCCCATTTCTGATTACCAAGCTCGAAGCGGGCGGCGGTCCGTTCGAGGTCCTATACCGAGCCCGGAAGAGCCTGATCGGCGCGTTTCGTGAAGCGTTCGGCGTCTCGACGGCCGGCGTGTTGATCGCGTCGCTGCTCGGCAACAAGCAGTTCCTCGACCGCGAGACCGCGGAGCTCTTTCGCGACGGCGGGACGTTTCATATTCTCGTGATTTCCGGGCTTCACATCACATTCATCGGCGGATTGATCGTCGCTATCCTGCATTTCTTGAGGCAAAGCCGCTGGCGACAGCTGCTGATCGCGGGTTCGATGATCTGGGCGTACGCGATTGCCGTCGGCGCCGAGGTTCCGGTTGTCCGCGCGGCGCTGATGTTCTCCGTCGTGCTTTTCGCGCGGGCCATCTACCGGGACGGCAACCTGTTGAATCTGTTCGGAATGTGCGCGTTCGCGATTCTCGTGTGGCGCCCGTCCGAGCTGTTCTCGCCTTCGTTTCAACTGACGTTCGTGAGCGTCGGCGCAATCGTCGCCGCCGCGTTTCCGCTGATCGAGAAGATGCGTGCGATCGGCGAATGGCGACCGACCGCCGAACATCCGTTCCCGCCCAGCGCGCCGCCTTTGCTGATCAGGTTTTGCGAATCGATCTACTGGCGAAGTGAGATCTGGGAGATCGATTCGCGGCGCAATATCTGGTCGGCGAACTTGCTGAAGTCGGGACGTGCGAAGTTCGCGCCGATTTTGGTTCGCTACTTTTTTGAAGGAGTGGTTGTTTCGCTGATCGTGCAGGCGGCGCTTCTGCCTTTGTCCGTCTGCTATTTCAACCGTGTCGCGTTCGGGTCGGTCGCGCTCAATCTTTGGGTCGGGTTTCTTCTCGCGATCGAGAGCTTCGCGGGTCTCGCGGCCTTGGTCGTTTCGCTCTTCAGCGAATACGCGGCGGTTCCGCTGGTCGCGCTGACCGACGCGCTGAACTCCGTCCTTTTGTTCGGACCACGCATGTTCGCGGCGTTTGGACTCGGCGGATTTCGTTCACCGGTCTACACCGGACCGTTCCAGGCGGTCTATGTTCTCTTCTATTTTCCGCTGATCGTCCTGGCGTGGCGTTTGAATCGCTGGAACCCGTTCGAACTTGCGCCACAGCCGCGGGTTCGCAACGGCCGTATGATCACAGCCGCGGTCTGTCTGGTCGCGATCGTCGCGTTTCATCCGTTCAGCGCGCCGCGCGCCGACGGCCGTCTGCGCGTCGATTTCATCGATGTCGGTCAGGGCGATTCGGCGCTTGTCACGTTTCCGAACGGCGAAACTATGCTCATCGACGGCGGCGGACGGCCCAACTATCAAAGACTCAGCGTCGAACGCGTGGACGGGACGAGCGAGCCGTTCGAGCCGGACCGGATGACGATCGGCGAAGCGGTCGTTTCGAGATTTTTGTGGCATCGGGGGCTCTCGCGTGTCGATTATCTCGTCGCGACGCACGCCGACGCCGATCACATTCAGGGCCTGGCGGATGTCGCGCGAAACTTCGCCGTTCGAAACGTGTTCATTGGCCGCGAGGCCCCCGACGACCCCGATTTTCGTGCGCTTGTGAGCGTTCTGAGGGCCAGGGCGATTCCGGTGTCCGAGGTTCGGCGCGGCGCGTTGCTCGACATCGGCGGAGCCCGCGTCGAAGTCCTTCATCCGACCGAAAACGGCGTCAGCGCCACCGGAAACAACGAATCGGTCGTGCTCCGAATCATCTTCGGCGAACGGTCATTTTTGTTCACCGGCGATATTGAATCCGATGCCGAACGAAACCTGATTGCCGACGGGATCGACATCCGCGCCGATGTCGTCAAAGTTCCGCATCACGGGAGCCGCACATCGTCGGTCGCGGCATTCATCGCTCGAACCCGCGCCGTTTACGCTTTGATCCCGGTCGGACTCGAGTCGCCGTTCGGACACCCCGATGGCGAGGTCGTCGAGCGCTGGCGCGATTCCGGCGCGATCGTGACGACGACCGGCGAATCCGGAACGGCCACGTTCTCGACCGACGGACGCGATCTGCTTTTCGATTCTTTCGTCAAATGA
- a CDS encoding helix-hairpin-helix domain-containing protein: MALCGCQNAPKQGLIVESKEKEATERLNLNTATVAEIEKLPDIGPKLAAKIVEHREKFGPFRKTSDVILVHGMSDGRFRKIRDAVTVR; encoded by the coding sequence TTGGCGCTTTGTGGATGCCAAAACGCGCCTAAACAAGGTTTAATTGTTGAATCTAAAGAAAAAGAAGCGACAGAGCGTCTCAACCTCAATACCGCGACGGTCGCCGAGATCGAAAAGCTGCCCGATATCGGACCGAAACTCGCTGCAAAAATCGTTGAACATCGAGAGAAATTCGGACCGTTTCGCAAGACATCGGACGTCATCCTCGTCCACGGAATGAGCGACGGCCGCTTTCGCAAGATCCGAGACGCCGTCACCGTCCGCTAA
- a CDS encoding DNA translocase FtsK, whose product MFFGLLGKIGTIVLLFAVAVAALILITNLSLGWFFGTFSFAFRNLGVHIAEWRAKRRGRESIAATAETKELPVPKAKKEAPVILKGDTVPFPTKEVKIRESVAAIFDEPKSEPATVPADDVAPFEPSEIVPPTISGADEPAIDDDAPPFEDLIAESAKIPISPVRQTGDLEAIRIDDGDLEPEEFKPAKKMRNYDGYLLPTTDFLVPPAARIEQKDEELLAIAEELAEKTKEFNVNGRVMHICQGPVVTTYEFKPDPGVKYSRVTGLSDDLCLALEAESIRIDRIPGKAYVGIEVPNRERETIQLREVIESRKFKDSNSLLTIALGKTIDGLNYIADLAKMPHLLIAGATGAGKSVGVNTLVVSVLYKAKPDEVKFIMVDPKRLELGVYADIPHLATPIITDPKRAAISLRWAVSEMERRYKELAGWGVRNIDGYNVEVKKRNAAKMFDDDGNPWPTLPYIVIIIDELADLMMVSGKEVEESITRLAQMARAVGIHLVLATQRPSVDVITGLIKANFPARISFRVSSKVDSRTIIDANGSERLLGRGDMLFLPPATSQLVRVHGAFVDEKEIHKIVEHIKAQGKPEYDTSITKTDEELDDSGDLPGRKDPLFWDAVRSVVGAKRASTSLLQRHLRIGYGRAAAILDAMVREGYIGEMDGSTRARPILQKAYDDLADLEEMGS is encoded by the coding sequence ATGTTTTTCGGATTGCTCGGCAAGATCGGCACCATCGTGCTCTTGTTTGCCGTCGCGGTCGCGGCGTTGATCCTGATCACCAATCTGTCCCTCGGTTGGTTTTTCGGCACTTTCAGTTTTGCGTTCCGGAATCTGGGCGTTCACATTGCGGAATGGCGCGCCAAGCGCCGCGGACGTGAAAGCATCGCGGCCACAGCTGAAACAAAGGAACTCCCGGTTCCGAAAGCGAAAAAGGAGGCGCCGGTGATCCTGAAGGGCGACACCGTACCGTTTCCGACCAAAGAGGTCAAGATCCGCGAAAGTGTTGCGGCGATTTTCGACGAGCCGAAATCCGAACCCGCGACCGTTCCGGCCGACGATGTCGCGCCGTTCGAACCATCGGAGATCGTCCCGCCGACCATTTCGGGCGCGGACGAACCGGCGATCGATGACGATGCGCCGCCGTTCGAGGACCTGATCGCCGAAAGCGCGAAGATCCCGATCTCGCCTGTGCGTCAGACAGGCGATCTCGAGGCGATCCGGATCGATGACGGCGACCTCGAGCCCGAAGAGTTCAAGCCGGCAAAGAAAATGCGGAACTATGACGGGTATTTGCTTCCGACGACGGATTTTCTTGTTCCGCCGGCGGCGCGCATCGAGCAGAAAGATGAAGAACTGCTCGCGATTGCCGAGGAACTCGCGGAAAAAACGAAGGAATTCAACGTCAACGGCCGCGTGATGCATATTTGCCAGGGCCCGGTCGTCACGACCTACGAGTTCAAACCCGACCCGGGCGTCAAATACTCGCGCGTGACGGGGCTTTCGGACGATCTTTGCCTCGCACTCGAAGCCGAGTCGATCCGCATCGACCGTATTCCGGGCAAAGCCTATGTCGGGATCGAGGTTCCGAACCGCGAACGGGAAACGATCCAGCTCCGTGAGGTGATCGAGTCGCGCAAGTTCAAGGACTCGAATTCGTTGCTGACGATCGCGCTCGGCAAGACCATCGACGGGCTCAACTACATCGCCGATCTGGCGAAGATGCCGCATTTGCTTATCGCCGGCGCGACCGGCGCGGGCAAATCGGTCGGCGTCAACACGCTCGTCGTCTCAGTTCTTTACAAGGCGAAACCGGACGAGGTCAAGTTCATTATGGTCGATCCGAAGCGGCTCGAACTCGGCGTTTACGCCGACATTCCGCATCTCGCGACGCCGATAATCACCGACCCGAAGCGCGCCGCGATCTCCTTGCGGTGGGCGGTTTCCGAGATGGAACGCCGCTACAAGGAACTTGCCGGCTGGGGTGTCCGCAACATCGACGGCTACAACGTCGAGGTCAAGAAACGCAACGCGGCGAAGATGTTCGACGACGACGGAAACCCCTGGCCGACGCTTCCTTACATCGTGATCATCATCGACGAACTTGCCGATCTGATGATGGTTTCGGGAAAGGAAGTCGAAGAGTCGATCACGCGTCTGGCGCAGATGGCGCGCGCGGTGGGAATTCACCTTGTTCTCGCGACGCAGCGTCCTTCGGTCGATGTCATCACGGGCTTGATCAAGGCCAATTTTCCGGCCCGGATCAGTTTCCGGGTTTCTTCAAAGGTCGACTCGCGGACGATCATCGACGCCAACGGTTCGGAACGTCTTCTCGGCCGCGGCGATATGCTTTTCCTGCCGCCGGCGACCTCGCAGCTCGTGCGCGTTCACGGGGCGTTCGTCGATGAAAAGGAGATCCACAAGATCGTCGAACATATCAAGGCGCAGGGCAAACCGGAATACGACACGTCGATCACGAAGACCGACGAGGAACTCGACGATTCCGGCGATCTTCCGGGCCGCAAGGATCCGCTTTTCTGGGACGCAGTCCGAAGTGTCGTCGGCGCGAAACGCGCTTCGACGTCTCTATTGCAACGCCATTTGCGGATCGGATACGGCCGCGCGGCGGCGATTCTCGACGCGATGGTCCGCGAAGGATACATCGGCGAAATGGACGGCAGCACCCGCGCCCGGCCGATCCTTCAGAAGGCTTACGACGACCTCGCCGATCTCGAAGAAATGGGCAGTTAG
- the prfB gene encoding peptide chain release factor 2 — translation MLEKQIAEPDFWNDSERAQKIVQQRSRLERALGLQEDFESSLGDAEVLIEFSETDPGSLTELETVLARLEVQVAEAETQSLLSGETDPNNAICSIQAGAGGTDAQDWAQMLLRMYLRWAERKGFKVEMIDEQSGSEAGLKSATFRVEGDYAYGLLANEAGVHRLVRISPFNSGGSRETSFASLFVSPEIDENIEVDIQDKDLRIDTYRSSGAGGQHVNVTDSAVRITHIPTNIVVTCQNQRSQIQNRAVAMQVLRSKLYELELEKRLADSAELEATKQDISFGSQIRNYVLHPYRLVKDTRTKLEVTDVESVLDGGIDGFIKEFLIFKKGG, via the coding sequence ATTCTTGAAAAACAAATAGCCGAACCCGACTTCTGGAACGATTCGGAACGGGCCCAAAAGATCGTCCAACAGCGTTCGCGCCTCGAGCGTGCGCTCGGACTGCAGGAAGACTTCGAATCGTCGTTGGGCGATGCCGAAGTGCTGATCGAGTTCTCCGAGACCGATCCCGGATCTTTGACGGAACTTGAAACCGTTCTCGCGCGTTTGGAAGTACAGGTTGCCGAGGCCGAAACGCAGAGCTTGCTCTCCGGCGAAACCGACCCGAACAACGCGATCTGTTCGATCCAGGCCGGCGCCGGCGGCACCGACGCCCAGGATTGGGCGCAGATGCTTCTGCGGATGTATCTCCGCTGGGCGGAGCGGAAAGGCTTCAAGGTCGAGATGATCGACGAGCAATCGGGGAGCGAGGCCGGACTCAAGTCGGCCACCTTCCGCGTCGAGGGCGATTACGCATACGGATTGCTGGCGAACGAGGCCGGAGTCCATCGCCTTGTGCGGATCTCGCCGTTCAACTCGGGTGGCAGCCGCGAGACCAGTTTCGCGTCGCTTTTTGTTTCGCCCGAAATCGACGAAAATATCGAGGTTGACATCCAGGACAAGGATCTTCGCATCGACACGTATCGTTCGTCCGGCGCGGGCGGCCAGCACGTCAACGTCACCGATTCGGCGGTTCGCATCACGCATATTCCGACGAACATCGTCGTGACGTGCCAGAATCAGCGCTCGCAGATCCAGAATCGCGCCGTCGCGATGCAGGTCCTGCGGTCGAAGCTTTACGAACTCGAACTCGAGAAACGACTCGCGGATTCGGCCGAGCTCGAGGCGACGAAGCAGGACATCTCGTTCGGCTCGCAGATCCGAAATTACGTCTTGCATCCATACCGGCTGGTGAAGGACACGCGGACGAAGCTTGAAGTGACCGATGTCGAATCAGTCCTCGACGGCGGGATCGACGGGTTTATCAAGGAGTTCCTGATCTTTAAGAAAGGTGGTTGA
- the lnt gene encoding apolipoprotein N-acyltransferase: MKLFRKLRELMPAMQNAALSFLSAVLLTFAFPDFEAWPLAFVALVPLFLAIRRESESVGRSFSIGWIFGTAFFFGTCSWLTFAPITYASLPWPPVYFLMLCAAAGAGIFVALFSAAAAYVFRRFGAPAIAFFPVLWVFGEFLRMWISGNNWNAIGYSLAFSGSPALALARMGGVYLVGFYVVAINALIFFVISTTASLIRREPGGSTARGILLAAAFVVLTGVVVVESTSILRAVRPIETKSSETYVVAVQPNVPMDGLTFEKYQRLLKRHIELAEQKLTERTDDRPTLVVFPESPMLFQYGDDEKLREFLRQFAERNKTAVLFNSAEASPDGKQLMNSALMINDTGAKVGQYDKIFLLPFGEFIPFPEPVASWMPAFVGNFKKGNEYDLLPVGDAKAGVMICFESHFGGLSNEYARNGADLLIEMTNDGYLGKTAVLRQHLANSVFRAVETNRPLLRVTNVGVTAYIDRDGTVSDTPEAYAEAARLWTARRSDGSQTNYVRFGDLFAWLCSLLSIALVAAIRFRPDRSG, from the coding sequence ATGAAACTCTTTCGGAAATTGCGGGAATTGATGCCGGCGATGCAAAACGCCGCGCTGTCGTTCTTGTCCGCGGTCCTGCTGACATTCGCGTTTCCCGATTTCGAAGCGTGGCCGTTGGCGTTCGTCGCGCTCGTCCCTCTGTTTCTTGCGATCCGTCGCGAGTCGGAATCCGTCGGGCGATCGTTTTCGATCGGCTGGATCTTCGGCACTGCATTCTTTTTCGGCACCTGTTCCTGGCTTACGTTCGCGCCGATCACATACGCTTCGCTGCCGTGGCCGCCGGTTTATTTTCTGATGCTCTGCGCCGCGGCCGGCGCGGGGATCTTCGTCGCCCTCTTTTCCGCCGCCGCGGCATACGTCTTTAGGCGTTTCGGCGCGCCGGCGATCGCGTTTTTTCCGGTTCTTTGGGTGTTCGGCGAATTCCTGCGGATGTGGATTTCGGGCAACAACTGGAACGCGATCGGCTATTCGCTGGCGTTTTCGGGCTCGCCCGCGCTCGCGCTCGCGCGGATGGGCGGCGTTTACCTCGTCGGATTTTATGTCGTCGCGATCAATGCGTTGATCTTCTTTGTGATCTCGACAACCGCATCCCTGATCCGGCGTGAACCCGGCGGGAGTACCGCACGGGGAATCCTCCTCGCAGCCGCGTTCGTCGTTCTGACCGGCGTCGTTGTTGTCGAATCGACTTCGATCCTGCGAGCCGTCCGTCCTATTGAGACGAAGTCCAGTGAAACGTACGTCGTCGCTGTCCAACCAAACGTTCCGATGGACGGACTGACGTTCGAGAAATATCAGCGGCTCCTCAAGAGACATATCGAGCTTGCCGAACAGAAGCTCACAGAGCGCACCGACGACCGGCCGACGCTTGTGGTCTTTCCGGAATCGCCGATGTTGTTCCAATATGGCGACGACGAAAAGCTCCGTGAGTTTCTCAGGCAGTTTGCCGAACGCAACAAAACGGCCGTTCTGTTCAATTCGGCGGAGGCGAGTCCTGACGGGAAGCAGCTGATGAATTCGGCGTTGATGATCAACGACACGGGCGCAAAGGTCGGGCAATACGACAAGATTTTTCTCTTGCCGTTCGGCGAATTCATCCCGTTTCCGGAACCGGTCGCGAGCTGGATGCCGGCGTTCGTCGGGAACTTCAAGAAGGGAAACGAGTACGACCTGTTGCCGGTCGGCGATGCGAAGGCCGGCGTGATGATCTGTTTCGAATCGCATTTTGGCGGACTGTCGAACGAATACGCCCGAAACGGCGCGGACCTGCTGATCGAGATGACGAACGACGGCTATCTCGGCAAAACCGCCGTTCTGCGGCAACATTTGGCGAATTCGGTCTTCCGGGCCGTCGAGACGAACCGTCCGCTGTTGCGTGTGACGAACGTCGGCGTCACGGCGTACATCGACCGGGACGGCACGGTCTCCGATACGCCTGAAGCGTACGCCGAGGCCGCGCGCCTCTGGACGGCGCGAAGGTCCGACGGTTCGCAGACCAACTACGTTCGCTTCGGCGACTTGTTCGCGTGGCTGTGTTCGCTTCTCAGCATCGCGCTCGTTGCAGCTATTCGCTTTCGTCCGGACAGGAGCGGATAG